The following is a genomic window from Gymnodinialimonas ceratoperidinii.
GCAACGAGAGCCCAGAGTTGCGGGGTCTTCTTGCGCGGAAGAGCCGCCTCGGCATTTTCGAGCAATCCCAAAGCCTCCGTCAACCAATCGCGACCGGTCATGCCAGAGGTGCGCCTCCCCTGTTCGATCCGCACCACCGCGAAGGGCAGGTTTGTCGAACTCGTGCTGCTGTCTCGGCCCGATGCGCGTTCAAGATCCATGGCCGCCGAAAGCGTCGCATGCGCCTCCTTGAACCTATCAAGCGCAATCTTCCCGCTAAATCGCATCGCCAAGTCGGTTTGTGTGACGCCCAGATTGCTCTTACGCACGGCCATGTTTTCCGGCATGTCATTGTGGCCGCAGGCGGTAATCAGAACCTGCTCCGCCTCATGCAGCAGCACGGTGCCCGCGTCTCCGTCGGTGCGTGTGCCCAAGGTGCGTAGCGCCGTGCCAAGGTTGTTGCGGGCGATGGCCGCCTCGCCGTCTAGGCCGATCGCGTCAAAGGTGTGGATCGCCGATCGATAGTGGTCAATCGCTTGGTTCATGGCCGTTCGGCCCGTCTCATGATCTTCCTTCTGTCCGATCTCGAACTGGGCGATACCGAGAAACGTTAGAGCCTGAGCATGGAGCGCGCGAAAATAGCGCTCCTGATCGGTGCTTTGCCTGGTTTTGAGGTCTGCAGCGAAGGCCTCTGCGGCATTCTCGGCGACCCCACGTGCCTCCTTTAGGGCGGGCAGGCCGAAGCGTACGCCATGGTTGAGCAGGACCGGCAGGTATTCCAGACGTTTTCTTGCCGGCGCCAGGGGATCTTTTCCGCCGAAACTCTCAGCCGCCGCCACAAGCAGACGCGCCGCAAGCGCGGTTTCCTCATTCAAAAGCGCGTTTTCGGCGCGTGCGAGTTTTGCGGCTTCGGCGTCTTTGGTTCGTGCCTGATCCACCTGTGCCAACGCCCACTCCACCGCAGCGAAATCGAGCCTTTCTGCGGCCGCATCTGCCTCAGCTTTGAGCCGTGCCAAAGCGGCGTCTTTCGGGTCAAGGCTTGCGAAAATAAGGCGCGCCTTGCGCAGTTCTTCGGCCTTTTCGGACAGAACTGCCATCAAGGCGTCATTGGAGCTCTGCCTTACATCCTCAAGCCGGAAGCGTTCCGCCAGTAGTTCGAGCTGATCACGTTTGGCGGACGACAAGTGGTCCAATGCCTTTGCCAAAGACCCGAATTTTGCCTCTAGATCTTGAATCAGTTTCGCCTGGCGCTCCAGGTCTTGCAGCACTTCTGCCATGTAGGCTGGTGTCAGACTGTCTGCGAAAGATCTGTCTGCAAGTAGCTTTTCGAGCGTCGGTTTGGTGATATCGCGAAACAGACCCGGCATGTGTCCTTTGACGTGCTCGGTAAGAGTAAGACGTTCGAGCATTGCATCCGTGACATCTCCCGCATTCATTCTTTCGGTCACAACCTGTTGCGGTGTGGGAAGGCCAAACTCCACCATTTGAGCATAGAGCAGATCTGCATCCGGAGGCAGGTCATGTTTGAAGCCGTCGAAGACCTCTTGGGCGCTGTCGGTCAACTGATCGGCCAGTCGTTTGATGTCGGCCGGCGCATCGGCAATAATCTTCTTCGCAAGGTCTCTGGAGGACAGAGCAGTTGTAAAGGCGCCAAGAAAGCCGGGCTTGGCGGCAAAGCCCACCAATCCCACAAGCAGCTTGATGCCGTTCTCAATTTGATCTGATCTCATTTCGGGATTACGTCGCAGTATTGAACATGCGTCAAGACTCAGGCCGTCTCCGGAAAAAACCGGCGGCAAAACGCGCTGAGGTCCGCTTTCGGGACGCTGCATTGCAGCGCAGTCGATCGTGGTGAATTTCCGTTCAGGGCCAGACACACCGGCAATTACGTGACTCACCAACCCACACGTTTAAGGCAGCTAATTTAATCACTGTCCGTCATCAAAGTATGACTCCGCCGAGGGATGGTTGCGGAGTTGTTCGGGTCGGTATGGTCGCATCTCACCGACGTGGGAGACTTGCTCAGCTTCTAGGCGTTCAATAACTGATGGATGGAGAGAGAAGACGGCGTTCACCTCGCGCGGCTCCACCGGCCACCGCCTCCGAATTGGGCCGTATGCAAACATGAAGGTTTCCTCGTGCTGCATTCCGATTGGGTCGGGCATGACATAGAGCTTGTGGTCGTTCACTTGGATATCTGGCACACAGGCTTTCAATTCCTCGAGCATCCAGCCGAGCGCGATGTCGCTCAGACGAGACTCTGGTTCGGGGTAGCTGCCGCCAACGTCACTGTGACAACCTGCGAACCAGACCTGTTTTAACCAGAGCGGATCACGGCCTTCGGTCTTCTTCGCTTCCGCGACCGTCGCCCACTTCACACGGGGGAAGTTCTTGCGATGCTCGTCTATCGCAAGAGCATGGCGGGCGTGGCCTACATCGGAATCCAGCCATTGGTCATAGTTATCTAGGTTCCACTTTGCGTAGTGGCCAAATTTCCAGATCTTGGGCCAGTCGGAAAGACGGGTCAGCTTGAGCGGATTCTTCTCATCTGGAGAGAAGTACTTCCACTGCGACCACTTCAGCTTCACGTACCAGAACCCGATCAGACCAAGGAGGCCGAGGAGAGGGAGCCAGACGTACCAGGGCCAAGAGAACCAGAGCGCAGCGCCGAAAGTGGTAAAAAGGGCGAAGATCACCATTCCGGCCAGAAGGCTGACCTGGGCATTTCCGAGCGCCGCAACTGTGTCGAAGACACCAATGAATGTTGGTTGCACGTTACCCTGGACGTCTTCTTCCGCATCCGGCACGAAGCTTCCATACTTTTGCCGGAACCGCCGACCTAACTCCTCGCGGTGCTCATAATAGGGCTTCTGACCGCGCGGGTAGCCGTTTCCATGGTTATACACGAAGTCTACGGCATCTTTCGCGATCTTCCTCAGCCGTGGTCCAAAGCGTGGAACCGGCAACCCATCCGGCATCTTTGTCGGTATACCGCAGAGGTTCAATACGTTCGCTACGGCACGGACGGTGTAGGCGCCTCTTGAAAACCCGAAGAGGAGGATGCGGTCACCGGGCTCGTAGTATGAGATGATCTTCTCGTAACAATCGATGACGTTTTCGTCGATCCCAGTACCGACCGCAGCCGACAGTATGTTTCTAACCCGCCGGAGCGTGAGGCCTCCCACCTCACCCGCACCAAGACCAGCGTCGTAGAAACAGACCTGTTCCTTCGGATCGATCGGGGATGACGGTCCGGGACGCATCGCGCGATACATTTTGTAGACGTTCGAGAGCCGCTGGTCGGGTCGTAGCCCACCGATTTGGCCGGTCCCATCGGAAAAGATTAGGATGTTCTTGGGCATGATAGCTGGCCTCGAGTTCGCGATTTGTTCCAGCGTCTAGTAGTCGGCGCAATGCGTCAACGTTTACGGCCCAAAAAGTCTGCGTTCTGCAATTTGGGGCAGCTCTTGATGTTGATTGCGCAGCGAACGTTTTCTTCGTTGTATCGCGCTGGAGCGTCTGATGGCCTGCGTGACGGCTGGAACCAATTAGCACGCCGGAAGCGGTGGCCTAGAAGGTGGTCTGTAAACCATCTTATTTTTTATTCTCATATTATCAATGTTTTATGTGTGGTGTCTGTGCCGCCCCCGGGCACCATTCCCTACAGGTAAGCTGCACACCGTCGCCGAGACTGTTGCACGTTTGGCCAAGCGCCCCACGTCCCATCCTCCGCAGCTCTACAAACCTCTCCGCTTCACGCCGCATATATTTGACTTGGCTGCCTAAAAATGCGTCGATTGTGCTGGTCGCGTCCCAACGGCGTACTACACTGAATCATCTCTGTGATTCAGAGATGGAGCGTTGGGCTCGGTCTCGGTTCAAGAAATGCGAGGATTGAAGTGCGGAACGTTGAAAGCATGACGAGCGACCAGTTGGGCCGCATCGTCGAGGACGCGGTGAGCGAGGTCTACGTCTTCTCCGTGGACGACTTCAGGTTTTCGTTGGTCAACAAGGGCGCACGAGACAACCTCGGCTTCTCCATGGAAGAACTCCGCGAGATGACGCCGTGGGACATCAAGGTGGAATTCTCAAAGGAGGAATTCATCGCGCTGGCCGAACCCTTGCTCAAGGGAGAGCGCACGGAGCGGGAGTTCGAGACGGTTCACCAGCGCAAAGACGGCTCTCGCTATGATGTCTGGGTGCATCTTCAGCTGATTTCGGCAGATGGCAAGCGGGTCTTCTACACGGCGATCCAGGACATCACGAAGCAGAAGGCGACGGCCGCCGCGCTGACGAAGGCCTCGTCCCGGCTGGATGCGATCCTGAGCAACACGACCATGTCGATTTTCATGATGGATGAACGCCAGCAGTGCGTCTTCATGAACAAGGCTGCAGAGGCCCTGACGGGCTATACCTTTGCGGAAACCCAAGGGCGGCCTCTGCACGACGTGATCCATCACACGCACCCGGACGGGCGGCCGTTCCCGATCGAGGAATGCGAGATCGACCGCGCCTTCCCCGAGGGCCATCAGGTGCAGGGCGAGGAGACCTTCGTTCACAAGGACGGAAGCTTCTACCCGGTCGGTTTCACCGCTTCTCCGATGGAGGATGAGACGGGAAAGACCGTGGGCACCGTCATCGAAGTACGCGAGATTTCCGATGAGCTGCGAGCGCGCAACGCCGAGAAGGAATTCAGCAATGCCCTGAAGGCCCGCGTCGACGAGGCGATGGCGGAGCGCGATCGGCTCGAGGCGCGTCTGGTGCAGTCCCAGAAGGTTGAAGCCATGGGTCAGCTGACGGGCGGCGTCGCCCATGACTTCAACAACTTGCTGCAGGTGATCGGGAGCAATCTGCAGTTGCTCCTGAAGGAAATGCCCGGCGATGATCCCAAGCGACGGTTTGCCGAGAACGCGATCATCGGCGTCTCTCGCGGAGCCAACCTGACGGCGCAGCTTCTTGCGTTCAGCCGCCAGCAGCCATTGGAGCCGAAGCCGAAGAACGTCGGGCGTCTG
Proteins encoded in this region:
- a CDS encoding cell envelope integrity protein TolA; translated protein: MQRPESGPQRVLPPVFSGDGLSLDACSILRRNPEMRSDQIENGIKLLVGLVGFAAKPGFLGAFTTALSSRDLAKKIIADAPADIKRLADQLTDSAQEVFDGFKHDLPPDADLLYAQMVEFGLPTPQQVVTERMNAGDVTDAMLERLTLTEHVKGHMPGLFRDITKPTLEKLLADRSFADSLTPAYMAEVLQDLERQAKLIQDLEAKFGSLAKALDHLSSAKRDQLELLAERFRLEDVRQSSNDALMAVLSEKAEELRKARLIFASLDPKDAALARLKAEADAAAERLDFAAVEWALAQVDQARTKDAEAAKLARAENALLNEETALAARLLVAAAESFGGKDPLAPARKRLEYLPVLLNHGVRFGLPALKEARGVAENAAEAFAADLKTRQSTDQERYFRALHAQALTFLGIAQFEIGQKEDHETGRTAMNQAIDHYRSAIHTFDAIGLDGEAAIARNNLGTALRTLGTRTDGDAGTVLLHEAEQVLITACGHNDMPENMAVRKSNLGVTQTDLAMRFSGKIALDRFKEAHATLSAAMDLERASGRDSSTSSTNLPFAVVRIEQGRRTSGMTGRDWLTEALGLLENAEAALPRKKTPQLWALVAFTRATALYHRAMHDTSDNPCSDLLAARTHLTDALSEFTEARAPFNRKRAMLREDQITAALFDAGCVD
- a CDS encoding DUF2235 domain-containing protein translates to MPKNILIFSDGTGQIGGLRPDQRLSNVYKMYRAMRPGPSSPIDPKEQVCFYDAGLGAGEVGGLTLRRVRNILSAAVGTGIDENVIDCYEKIISYYEPGDRILLFGFSRGAYTVRAVANVLNLCGIPTKMPDGLPVPRFGPRLRKIAKDAVDFVYNHGNGYPRGQKPYYEHREELGRRFRQKYGSFVPDAEEDVQGNVQPTFIGVFDTVAALGNAQVSLLAGMVIFALFTTFGAALWFSWPWYVWLPLLGLLGLIGFWYVKLKWSQWKYFSPDEKNPLKLTRLSDWPKIWKFGHYAKWNLDNYDQWLDSDVGHARHALAIDEHRKNFPRVKWATVAEAKKTEGRDPLWLKQVWFAGCHSDVGGSYPEPESRLSDIALGWMLEELKACVPDIQVNDHKLYVMPDPIGMQHEETFMFAYGPIRRRWPVEPREVNAVFSLHPSVIERLEAEQVSHVGEMRPYRPEQLRNHPSAESYFDDGQ